A stretch of Armatimonadota bacterium DNA encodes these proteins:
- a CDS encoding Gfo/Idh/MocA family oxidoreductase, giving the protein MAMTVGVWGVDHPHGGGHLKALESTPAVERLLFFDADDAKARAACANSAKGFMVDSPDALLEPGAVDALVVLLTDREAGPATLRAVEAGVYVYGDKPGARTAAEMARIVEACNRTGAAYCPCYPYRVDPVVVEIGRLIDGGVLGDIWSFGALWLTSQVALRGPSSWLFHRETAAAGILSWLGCHWIDLIFHLLGPGRSVMARIATLSGEKIDVEDTAVVTLELQSGAIGCLRAGYAHKPFLGYDDSDLSVSFEGSLGSLYWPVKGENGYRLRTGHPDYDGLARRWVRFERTSDPQSPGYSYAFLNAFLEAACKRTAPPATALDALRVLQVVEAARRSSDEGVRVEL; this is encoded by the coding sequence ATGGCCATGACTGTGGGCGTCTGGGGCGTTGACCACCCCCATGGGGGCGGACACCTGAAGGCCCTCGAAAGCACCCCCGCCGTGGAGCGCCTGCTGTTCTTCGATGCCGACGACGCCAAAGCCCGGGCAGCCTGCGCGAACAGCGCGAAGGGTTTCATGGTGGACTCGCCTGACGCGCTGCTTGAACCCGGCGCGGTGGATGCGCTGGTGGTGCTCCTGACCGACCGCGAGGCCGGGCCGGCCACCTTGCGGGCGGTGGAGGCGGGCGTCTATGTCTATGGGGACAAGCCCGGAGCGCGCACTGCGGCGGAAATGGCCCGGATCGTCGAAGCCTGCAACCGCACTGGCGCCGCCTACTGCCCCTGCTACCCCTACCGCGTAGACCCAGTGGTGGTCGAGATCGGGCGGCTGATCGACGGGGGCGTGCTGGGCGATATCTGGTCTTTCGGCGCGCTGTGGCTCACGTCGCAAGTTGCATTGCGCGGGCCATCGTCCTGGCTTTTCCATCGGGAAACCGCAGCCGCGGGCATCCTGTCGTGGCTTGGTTGCCACTGGATCGACCTGATCTTCCACCTGCTTGGCCCTGGGCGCTCCGTCATGGCGCGCATCGCGACCCTCTCCGGCGAAAAGATCGATGTGGAAGACACGGCGGTTGTAACCCTCGAGCTGCAGTCTGGGGCAATCGGCTGCCTGCGTGCGGGGTACGCGCACAAGCCTTTCCTGGGCTACGACGACAGTGACCTGTCAGTGAGTTTTGAGGGCAGTCTCGGGTCGCTCTACTGGCCGGTGAAGGGCGAGAACGGCTACCGGCTGCGCACCGGGCACCCGGACTACGACGGCCTTGCGCGGCGTTGGGTGCGGTTCGAGCGCACCAGCGACCCGCAGAGCCCCGGGTATTCTTACGCCTTCCTCAACGCGTTCCTCGAAGCCGCGTGCAAGCGCACCGCGCCGCCTGCTACCGCCCTGGATGCCCTGCGGGTACTGCAGGTGGTGGAGGCAGCCCGGCGGTCGTCGGACGAGGGCGTGCGGGTGGAACTCTGA
- the purQ gene encoding phosphoribosylformylglycinamidine synthase I, translated as MADRPRVALIQFPGSNCEWETVRAAEAGGLACDVFRWNRDAALLAEYDGYIIGGGFSYQDRVRSGAIAAKEPIVNRVFLEVMDKGKPCLGICNGAQVLVEAGMIPGITPGDVEMALAPNFHDPSGRIAGFCCRWVYLRHSSGTCKLTSRMPRGQVWPVPIAHGEGRFTTRIEGLLEKLRENDQIVFQYCDAEGALDESRAVNPNGALANIAGLCNPEGNVLALMPHPERASFLRQVPGELGGEWAAAKNRAWGNAAAAEAPGPGLAVFESMRDLLAAVPA; from the coding sequence GTGGCTGACAGACCACGGGTTGCGCTGATCCAGTTCCCCGGCTCAAACTGCGAGTGGGAAACCGTGCGGGCGGCCGAAGCCGGCGGCCTCGCTTGCGATGTATTCCGCTGGAATCGGGATGCCGCCTTGCTTGCCGAGTATGACGGCTACATCATCGGCGGCGGGTTCTCTTATCAGGACCGGGTCCGCAGCGGCGCCATTGCCGCGAAGGAACCCATTGTCAATCGGGTTTTCCTCGAGGTCATGGATAAGGGCAAGCCCTGCCTGGGCATCTGTAATGGCGCGCAGGTGCTGGTGGAAGCGGGGATGATCCCCGGCATCACGCCGGGGGATGTGGAGATGGCGCTGGCGCCGAACTTCCACGATCCGTCGGGCCGGATCGCTGGATTCTGCTGCCGGTGGGTATACCTGCGGCATTCCAGCGGTACGTGCAAGCTGACATCCCGGATGCCCAGGGGGCAGGTCTGGCCGGTGCCCATTGCCCACGGTGAGGGGCGGTTCACCACGCGCATCGAGGGTCTGCTGGAGAAGCTGCGGGAGAACGATCAGATCGTCTTCCAGTATTGCGATGCTGAAGGGGCACTGGATGAGAGCCGCGCTGTGAACCCCAACGGTGCGCTAGCCAATATCGCCGGCCTGTGCAACCCTGAGGGCAACGTCCTCGCGCTCATGCCTCACCCCGAGCGCGCCAGCTTCTTGCGACAGGTGCCGGGCGAATTGGGAGGGGAATGGGCCGCGGCGAAGAACCGGGCCTGGGGTAATGCGGCGGCGGCGGAAGCACCGGGCCCGGGTCTTGCAGTGTTCGAATCCATGCGCGACCTGCTTGCGGCGGTTCCTGCCTGA
- a CDS encoding phosphoribosylformylglycinamidine synthase subunit PurS, with protein MEHVELLVRLKIPDVTALTAAGALRRRMGYGETLKSLKRADYYRFEVDAPDAQSAIALVSEIAEKTNLFVNPNKHVFEVRAGEHEAGQSAGAQVAHVLVTDPGDGSAEGALAALSGRLGYGDRVRGLLKGVLWTLELDAPDAQAARKMAEEIAITRRRDRGLLMNPHFQECEVW; from the coding sequence ATGGAGCATGTGGAGTTGCTGGTCAGGCTGAAGATCCCGGATGTCACTGCGCTCACGGCTGCCGGCGCATTACGACGGCGCATGGGCTACGGGGAGACGCTCAAGAGTTTGAAGCGCGCGGACTACTACAGGTTCGAAGTGGATGCGCCGGATGCCCAGTCGGCCATCGCGCTGGTGTCGGAAATCGCCGAGAAGACCAACCTGTTTGTGAACCCGAACAAGCATGTGTTCGAAGTGCGCGCGGGCGAACATGAGGCGGGGCAGTCCGCGGGCGCACAAGTGGCGCACGTGCTTGTGACCGACCCCGGTGACGGTTCGGCGGAGGGGGCGCTCGCGGCGCTGTCGGGACGGCTCGGATATGGCGACCGGGTGCGCGGGCTGCTCAAAGGGGTTCTGTGGACCCTGGAACTGGACGCGCCAGATGCCCAGGCAGCGCGAAAGATGGCGGAGGAGATTGCGATTACCCGTCGCCGCGACCGGGGCCTTCTGATGAACCCGCATTTTCAGGAGTGCGAGGTCTGGTAG
- a CDS encoding PD40 domain-containing protein — MTVARMAALGLAACTLALLIGCSSSDDNFLYLNISERAAWSSGNLLCYASFGADGQRYLYRSNSEGGNKFLLTRSANKPDSFIDEGGWHPAFSPDGGTIVFSGRRNKGSVSLMLMNTIQGDRAAITNLTDATVTGTDQQPSYRPDGAKIIFSTTKVIGGQGTGGPDIATINPDGTGLEYVVATPEIEQWPVYSPDGSKIAFQRGPASGPTDIIVRDMATGVETNITAALRRGAGDVSRFEAPCWATVGGAEYIYLHSNRDTFFEIYRVGVDGSNLERITNTSNSEGFPVMKPDGTRLLFTRDRELWSSAPNGGTEKRVTRRY, encoded by the coding sequence ATGACGGTTGCGAGGATGGCGGCTCTGGGGCTTGCCGCGTGCACCCTGGCGCTGCTTATTGGCTGCAGCAGCAGCGATGACAATTTTCTGTACCTGAACATCAGCGAACGCGCCGCCTGGAGCAGCGGGAACCTGCTTTGCTACGCGTCCTTCGGGGCCGATGGGCAGCGTTATCTGTACCGCAGCAACAGCGAGGGCGGCAATAAGTTCCTGCTCACCCGGTCGGCGAACAAGCCGGACAGCTTCATCGACGAAGGTGGCTGGCATCCGGCCTTCAGCCCGGACGGGGGGACAATCGTGTTCTCCGGCCGCCGCAACAAGGGCAGTGTGTCGCTGATGCTCATGAACACTATCCAAGGCGACCGTGCGGCGATCACGAACCTCACCGACGCCACGGTGACCGGTACCGACCAACAGCCGTCTTACAGGCCGGACGGCGCAAAGATCATCTTCTCGACCACGAAGGTGATTGGCGGGCAGGGCACCGGCGGCCCGGATATCGCGACGATCAACCCAGACGGAACCGGGCTTGAATATGTCGTGGCCACCCCCGAGATCGAGCAGTGGCCCGTGTACAGCCCGGACGGCAGCAAGATCGCCTTCCAGCGCGGCCCGGCGAGCGGACCGACGGATATCATCGTCCGCGACATGGCCACTGGCGTGGAGACCAATATCACCGCGGCGCTGCGCCGGGGCGCGGGGGATGTCTCACGCTTCGAGGCTCCCTGCTGGGCCACCGTGGGCGGGGCAGAGTATATCTACCTGCACTCCAACCGCGACACATTCTTTGAGATCTACCGGGTGGGCGTTGACGGCAGCAATCTGGAGCGCATCACGAACACGAGCAACTCCGAGGGGTTCCCGGTCATGAAACCCGACGGAACCCGCCTGCTGTTCACTCGGGATCGCGAACTCTGGAGCAGCGCGCCCAACGGCGGAACCGAAAAGCGCGTAACCCGCCGGTACTGA
- the murJ gene encoding murein biosynthesis integral membrane protein MurJ: MSSSSEQPTRGAEKPVPAGQGLASAAILMVVLTFAARIAGMVRMMVVGSAFGAGGDINSFFAAFTIPDLIYFLIAGGAARTAFVPVFTEYLAHGRRREAWRIFSTIFWLLLIVGGLVVIGGSLFAPQVARLSALGWLGSAPERVDVCARIMRIIFPAQLFLVLGSLLMGTLNAHKHFLWPALGPLVYDVVFIIGAVIGGTLPESEGLVVMAWGSVVGALLGSVVIQIPPLAARGARLLPVFDLKDEGVRRTIRLALPVILGLAVAEINWVVVRVLATMCQENAPAVLEYANRLWKLPSGVFAAGIAIAVFPSLSEHYARGDLKSYRRDFSFAMRNTLFLVLPVTVVFATLSTPIVRMLFQRGSFDPSTSPLVGTVVLWLSPGMISLGISYIAARAFYARQNTVTPVVCGIISIVVCLGLGYWATQTNGVIGLAMATSATAVLNAVLLILLLKREVGQLDGGRIARSLLRILPGTVGLGLICWTGSAWLTGRLGTESELAKLLTVMVPVTVSAAFYVVSCALLHAEELKSAWRIIARKRPEGLANEGAGQALDDQ, encoded by the coding sequence ATGAGTTCATCGTCCGAACAGCCGACTAGAGGGGCCGAGAAGCCGGTTCCCGCCGGGCAAGGCCTGGCCTCCGCCGCGATCCTGATGGTGGTGCTGACTTTCGCCGCACGCATCGCCGGAATGGTGCGGATGATGGTGGTGGGCAGCGCTTTTGGCGCGGGCGGAGACATCAACTCCTTCTTCGCCGCTTTCACCATTCCCGACCTGATCTACTTCCTCATCGCCGGCGGGGCGGCGCGCACCGCCTTTGTGCCTGTGTTCACCGAATACCTGGCTCACGGACGCCGGCGCGAAGCGTGGCGGATCTTCAGCACTATCTTCTGGCTCCTGTTGATCGTGGGGGGCCTGGTGGTCATCGGCGGCTCACTCTTCGCGCCCCAGGTTGCGCGCCTGTCAGCGCTGGGTTGGCTGGGTTCGGCGCCCGAACGTGTGGATGTGTGCGCCCGTATCATGCGTATCATTTTCCCGGCCCAGCTGTTCCTGGTGCTCGGCAGCCTCCTCATGGGTACGCTCAATGCCCACAAGCACTTCCTTTGGCCGGCGCTGGGGCCGCTGGTCTATGACGTGGTGTTCATCATCGGCGCGGTGATCGGCGGCACACTCCCGGAGAGCGAAGGGCTTGTGGTGATGGCCTGGGGATCGGTGGTAGGGGCACTACTGGGCAGTGTGGTTATCCAGATTCCGCCCCTGGCAGCACGCGGTGCGAGACTGCTGCCCGTGTTCGATCTGAAGGACGAGGGGGTGCGCAGGACGATCCGTCTTGCCCTCCCGGTGATCCTGGGCCTCGCGGTGGCTGAGATCAACTGGGTCGTGGTGCGGGTCCTGGCCACCATGTGCCAGGAGAACGCCCCGGCGGTGCTGGAGTATGCGAACCGGCTCTGGAAGTTGCCGTCGGGGGTATTCGCGGCGGGTATCGCCATTGCTGTTTTCCCCTCTCTCTCGGAGCACTACGCGCGGGGCGATCTCAAGTCCTACCGCCGCGATTTCTCCTTCGCCATGCGCAATACGCTGTTCCTGGTGCTGCCGGTGACGGTGGTCTTCGCCACGCTCTCCACCCCCATCGTCCGCATGCTCTTCCAACGTGGGAGCTTCGATCCGTCCACTTCGCCGCTTGTGGGAACCGTGGTCTTGTGGTTGAGCCCCGGGATGATCTCCCTGGGCATATCGTACATCGCTGCTCGTGCCTTCTACGCGCGCCAGAACACAGTCACTCCCGTGGTCTGTGGGATCATCTCGATCGTGGTCTGCCTCGGCCTTGGGTATTGGGCGACCCAGACCAACGGCGTGATTGGCCTGGCCATGGCCACCTCGGCCACGGCAGTACTCAACGCGGTGCTCCTGATCTTGTTGCTGAAACGCGAAGTCGGGCAGCTTGATGGGGGCAGGATCGCGCGGTCGCTGCTGCGTATACTGCCTGGAACCGTGGGGCTCGGGCTCATCTGCTGGACGGGATCGGCGTGGCTGACTGGGAGACTTGGTACCGAGAGCGAACTGGCGAAGCTCCTCACGGTGATGGTGCCCGTCACCGTGAGCGCGGCCTTCTATGTGGTGAGTTGCGCGCTGCTGCATGCCGAGGAACTCAAGAGCGCGTGGCGGATTATTGCGCGGAAGCGGCCGGAGGGTCTGGCGAATGAAGGGGCCGGGCAAGCCCTGGACGACCAATAG
- the nadA gene encoding quinolinate synthase NadA, which produces MGGCEAQGPRVAGPAAARRGNTVSDYEKLSREIRELCTQKHAVILAHNYQRAEVQDVADFTGDSLGLSREAAKTDAQVIVFCGVHFMAQTAKLLSPDKTVLLPEKAAGCPMADMIDPVALREFKAEHPGAPVVAYVNTTAEVKAESDICCTSSNAVDVVRSLEAETILFVPDQHLGRWVAKHVPEKRIILYGGFCPVHQSITPDMVADAKRHHPQAVVMAHPECPEETLALADVVLSTGGMLNYARKSEAQEFIVVTEFGIVHPLQKENPDKVFHQISSALCPNMKLTTLESVKRALVTRTEEITIDPEVARKARQSVERMIQIG; this is translated from the coding sequence GTGGGCGGATGCGAAGCGCAAGGGCCTCGTGTAGCCGGTCCAGCGGCAGCCAGGAGGGGAAACACCGTGAGCGACTACGAGAAGCTCTCCAGGGAAATCCGGGAGCTTTGCACCCAGAAGCATGCCGTTATCCTCGCCCACAATTACCAACGGGCCGAGGTGCAGGACGTCGCCGACTTCACCGGCGATTCTCTCGGGCTCAGCCGTGAGGCGGCGAAGACAGACGCGCAGGTCATTGTCTTCTGCGGCGTGCATTTCATGGCCCAGACAGCCAAGCTGCTCAGCCCCGACAAGACCGTGCTGCTGCCGGAGAAAGCGGCAGGGTGCCCGATGGCGGATATGATCGACCCCGTGGCCCTGCGCGAGTTCAAAGCAGAACACCCCGGCGCGCCGGTGGTGGCTTACGTGAATACCACAGCCGAGGTGAAGGCAGAATCGGACATCTGCTGCACGTCCTCCAATGCCGTGGACGTCGTGCGCTCGTTGGAGGCCGAGACCATCCTCTTCGTCCCTGATCAGCATCTCGGACGCTGGGTTGCGAAGCATGTCCCGGAGAAGCGGATCATCCTTTACGGGGGCTTCTGCCCTGTGCACCAAAGCATCACGCCGGACATGGTGGCCGACGCAAAACGCCACCACCCCCAGGCGGTCGTCATGGCCCACCCCGAATGCCCCGAGGAGACCCTCGCGCTGGCAGACGTGGTGCTCTCCACCGGCGGCATGCTCAACTACGCCCGCAAGAGCGAAGCACAGGAGTTCATCGTGGTCACCGAGTTCGGGATCGTGCACCCGCTGCAGAAGGAGAACCCGGACAAGGTCTTCCACCAGATCTCTTCGGCGCTATGCCCGAACATGAAGCTGACCACGCTGGAGAGTGTGAAGCGCGCGCTGGTTACCCGCACGGAGGAGATCACCATCGATCCGGAGGTGGCGCGCAAGGCCAGGCAGTCGGTGGAGCGGATGATTCAGATCGGGTAG
- the nifS gene encoding cysteine desulfurase NifS: MRDGEESTRLIYFDNAATTRIDPEVLGAMLPFLQDEFGNPSSVYQLAARSRVALEKARETVAGYIGATPREVIFTGCGSESDNYAIKGAAWANADKGRHIITSGIEHHAVLDACLALQRDGFEVTVLNPDKYGLIATEQVAEAIREDTILVSIMHSNNEVGTIQPIAEIGALCKSRGVLFHTDAVQSLGKVPLDVNELNVDLMAMSAHKIYGPKGVGALYIRRGTRLVKLIDGGGQELGRRAGTENVAGIVGMGKAVELLASRAESDNARIAELCRRVIDGVLERVPMCQLTGHPEKRLPNIASFVVNYIEGEGMLLSLDLYGICASSGSACTSGSLDPSHVLLATGCVHEVAHGSLRISLGRNNTRAEVDILLNALPGFVERLREMSPMWADAKRKGLV; encoded by the coding sequence CTGCGCGATGGTGAGGAGTCGACCAGATTGATCTATTTCGATAATGCAGCAACCACGAGAATCGACCCCGAAGTCCTCGGGGCCATGCTCCCGTTCCTGCAGGACGAGTTCGGCAATCCCAGCAGCGTCTACCAGTTGGCAGCGCGGTCGCGCGTGGCGCTTGAGAAGGCGCGCGAGACTGTGGCCGGTTACATCGGCGCTACGCCGCGCGAGGTCATTTTCACCGGCTGCGGCTCAGAATCCGACAACTACGCCATCAAGGGCGCGGCTTGGGCCAATGCGGACAAAGGCCGGCACATTATCACCTCCGGAATCGAGCACCACGCCGTGCTGGACGCCTGCCTCGCACTGCAGCGTGACGGATTTGAGGTCACCGTGCTCAATCCCGACAAGTATGGGCTCATCGCGACGGAACAGGTCGCGGAAGCCATACGAGAGGACACGATTCTCGTCAGTATCATGCACTCCAACAACGAGGTGGGCACGATCCAGCCCATCGCGGAGATCGGCGCACTTTGCAAAAGCCGCGGCGTCCTGTTTCACACCGACGCCGTGCAGTCACTGGGCAAGGTTCCGCTGGATGTGAACGAGCTGAACGTGGACCTCATGGCCATGTCCGCCCACAAGATCTACGGTCCCAAAGGTGTGGGGGCCCTGTACATCCGCAGGGGAACCAGACTCGTGAAACTTATCGACGGCGGGGGGCAGGAACTGGGCCGGCGCGCGGGTACCGAGAACGTGGCGGGGATCGTGGGTATGGGCAAAGCCGTGGAGCTCCTGGCAAGCCGCGCGGAAAGCGACAATGCCCGCATCGCCGAACTCTGCCGGCGAGTGATCGATGGCGTGCTGGAGAGGGTGCCCATGTGCCAGCTCACCGGGCACCCCGAGAAGCGCCTGCCCAACATCGCCAGTTTCGTTGTCAACTACATTGAGGGCGAGGGGATGCTGCTGTCGTTGGACCTGTACGGCATCTGCGCGTCCAGCGGTTCGGCCTGCACCTCGGGCTCCCTGGACCCGTCCCATGTGCTGCTGGCCACGGGCTGCGTCCACGAGGTCGCCCACGGCTCGCTTCGCATCAGCCTGGGGCGGAACAACACCCGGGCCGAGGTGGACATACTTCTGAACGCGTTACCGGGATTCGTGGAGCGCCTGCGGGAGATGTCGCCGATGTGGGCGGATGCGAAGCGCAAGGGCCTCGTGTAG
- a CDS encoding Flp family type IVb pilin: MLGEFWRTIAVFFADEDGVTTLEYAIMVALVALGSVGAWTRLIDLSDTMGKVADDTADAFQRMANRSP; encoded by the coding sequence GTGCTCGGCGAATTCTGGCGTACCATCGCAGTGTTCTTCGCCGACGAGGACGGGGTGACGACCCTCGAGTATGCCATCATGGTTGCCTTGGTCGCGCTGGGTTCCGTTGGCGCATGGACCCGGTTGATCGACCTCTCCGACACCATGGGCAAAGTGGCCGACGATACAGCCGACGCTTTCCAGCGGATGGCAAATCGCTCGCCGTGA
- a CDS encoding nucleotide pyrophosphohydrolase: MTIRHYQSLIRDIYFEKDSARGIDGNFMWLVEEVGELSRALRRGTPEQQAEEFADVLAWLTTLANVKGIDLEQASAQRYGGGCPKCGKTPCDCG; encoded by the coding sequence ATGACCATACGCCATTACCAGAGCCTGATCCGGGACATCTACTTCGAGAAGGACAGCGCCCGTGGGATCGACGGCAACTTCATGTGGTTGGTCGAGGAAGTGGGAGAGCTTTCCAGAGCCCTGCGCAGAGGCACTCCTGAACAGCAGGCGGAAGAGTTCGCCGATGTGCTTGCGTGGCTCACGACCCTGGCGAACGTGAAGGGGATAGACTTGGAGCAGGCATCAGCACAGCGTTACGGTGGCGGATGCCCGAAATGCGGGAAGACGCCCTGCGACTGCGGGTAG
- a CDS encoding thiazole biosynthesis protein, protein MSQIKETLITRLIVDAFAEDFRESLELDVAIAGAGPSGIHAAKLLARRGYKVGVFERNLHVGGGMWGGGMLFPRIVVQEDARAILEEVGVRLNERETGLYTADSVETVSKCAAAAIDAGARIWVGVSVEDVIIREADRVSGIVINWGAVEMAGLHVDPLALEAKVVIDATGHPAEVARRVLAKIPGACLCDGATCVPGEKPMWAEVGEGSLVPNTREIYPGLIACGMAANAVFAGPRMGAIFGGMFLSGERAAEIAVEMMGHRVL, encoded by the coding sequence ATGAGTCAGATCAAGGAAACACTGATTACCCGCCTCATCGTCGATGCCTTCGCGGAGGACTTTCGCGAATCTCTGGAACTGGATGTGGCCATCGCGGGAGCGGGGCCGTCCGGAATCCACGCCGCGAAACTCCTCGCTCGACGGGGATACAAGGTGGGCGTGTTCGAGCGCAACCTTCACGTCGGCGGCGGCATGTGGGGCGGCGGCATGCTCTTCCCGCGCATCGTTGTCCAGGAGGATGCTCGGGCCATCCTGGAGGAGGTGGGTGTGCGTCTGAATGAGCGCGAGACCGGCCTGTACACCGCCGATTCCGTAGAGACAGTGAGCAAGTGCGCGGCGGCAGCAATCGACGCGGGGGCGCGGATCTGGGTGGGCGTGTCGGTGGAGGATGTCATCATCCGCGAGGCCGACCGGGTCTCGGGCATTGTCATCAACTGGGGTGCGGTGGAGATGGCCGGCCTGCACGTGGACCCGCTGGCGTTGGAGGCGAAGGTGGTCATCGACGCCACCGGGCATCCAGCTGAGGTTGCCCGGCGGGTGCTGGCGAAGATCCCCGGCGCGTGCCTGTGCGACGGCGCCACCTGCGTTCCCGGCGAGAAGCCGATGTGGGCCGAAGTGGGGGAAGGGTCGCTGGTGCCCAATACCCGCGAGATATACCCCGGTCTGATCGCCTGCGGGATGGCGGCCAACGCGGTGTTCGCAGGCCCCCGCATGGGTGCTATCTTCGGAGGGATGTTCCTGTCCGGGGAGAGAGCAGCGGAGATAGCGGTGGAGATGATGGGACACAGGGTATTATAA
- a CDS encoding DUF1828 domain-containing protein, with translation MLTSASDLIQPYLQALGSGFRLGKAPDGTTVVSTPFRFATGDPLEIAVWEEADGLVLSDRGGLIRSLLVAGIDAFKPGRARSRVASTLAPRRAELDGATVISPVGEAGAGRAVQNLVQSLLDAQVAAESVMRPHGPAMETETYSVIREVLDDADARYREGMRIAGATTRRYQVDFQLAFATSGIIRAVLVVARHQPLAFAERWNFRFRDIRAARPRLHRIVAVDAATKWTSAAQKTLESECEMLVSPGEPEQLSEYLRNAAPIAA, from the coding sequence GTGCTCACCAGCGCATCCGATTTGATCCAGCCGTATCTTCAGGCATTGGGGAGCGGTTTCCGCCTCGGCAAGGCACCCGATGGCACCACGGTCGTGAGTACTCCCTTCAGGTTCGCGACTGGCGATCCGCTTGAGATCGCGGTATGGGAAGAAGCTGACGGTCTTGTCCTGAGCGACCGCGGAGGGCTCATCCGCTCGCTTCTGGTAGCCGGAATTGATGCGTTCAAGCCCGGTAGAGCCCGGTCCCGCGTAGCGAGCACGCTGGCACCGCGCCGGGCCGAACTTGATGGGGCCACCGTTATCAGCCCGGTCGGGGAGGCGGGTGCTGGCAGGGCGGTACAGAACCTGGTTCAGTCACTCCTGGACGCGCAGGTTGCGGCCGAGTCAGTGATGAGGCCACATGGTCCGGCGATGGAGACCGAGACGTACTCGGTCATCCGCGAGGTATTGGATGACGCGGACGCACGCTACCGGGAAGGCATGCGTATTGCCGGAGCCACCACTCGGCGTTACCAGGTGGACTTCCAGTTGGCCTTTGCCACGAGCGGGATCATTCGCGCTGTTCTTGTCGTCGCCAGACATCAGCCTCTGGCATTCGCCGAGAGGTGGAACTTCCGGTTCCGCGACATCCGTGCTGCCCGCCCGCGCCTCCACCGCATAGTGGCGGTTGACGCAGCGACCAAATGGACTTCCGCTGCCCAGAAGACACTGGAATCGGAATGCGAAATGCTGGTCTCGCCCGGCGAGCCCGAGCAGCTATCGGAATACCTTCGAAATGCCGCTCCAATTGCGGCGTAG
- a CDS encoding sugar kinase, which translates to MPTVVTFGEIMMRLKPMEFLRFTQADTFEVTYGGGEANVAVSLACFGIDARYVTALPDNDIGQACLNYVRRFGVDTSHIVRQGKRLGIYFLEAGAVQRPSKVIYDRAGASIAEVKRGDIDWSAAFAGADWFHWTGITPAISEGAADVCLEGIEAAKAAGLTVSCDLNFRKNLWKWGKSATEVMPELVKHCDLAIGNEEDAEKVFGITAEGIDVDAGQVDAALYESVAAQLMERFPNLRKVSITLRESISASNNGWSAVLYDGTTLCVGPHYEIVPIVDRVGGGDSFAAGLIYSLLSGKSDQEALNFAVTASALKHTITGDFNLVTVAEVEGVLKSGGGGRVQR; encoded by the coding sequence ATGCCCACCGTCGTCACCTTCGGCGAAATCATGATGCGGCTCAAGCCCATGGAGTTCCTGCGCTTCACCCAGGCCGACACCTTTGAAGTCACCTACGGCGGCGGTGAAGCCAATGTCGCCGTTTCGCTGGCCTGCTTCGGCATCGACGCCCGGTATGTCACGGCTCTGCCCGACAATGACATCGGCCAGGCATGTCTCAACTACGTCAGGCGTTTCGGCGTGGACACCAGCCACATCGTGCGCCAGGGCAAGCGCCTGGGCATCTACTTCCTGGAAGCCGGCGCGGTGCAGCGCCCGTCCAAGGTCATCTACGATCGCGCGGGCGCATCCATCGCCGAGGTCAAGCGAGGCGACATCGACTGGTCTGCGGCTTTCGCAGGCGCTGACTGGTTCCACTGGACCGGCATCACCCCGGCCATCAGCGAGGGCGCGGCGGATGTGTGCCTCGAGGGCATCGAGGCCGCAAAGGCTGCCGGGCTCACCGTCTCGTGTGACCTGAACTTCCGGAAGAACCTGTGGAAGTGGGGTAAGAGCGCCACCGAAGTCATGCCCGAACTGGTGAAGCACTGCGACCTTGCCATCGGCAATGAGGAGGATGCCGAGAAGGTGTTCGGCATCACCGCCGAAGGCATCGATGTGGACGCTGGGCAGGTGGATGCAGCGCTGTATGAGAGTGTCGCCGCACAGCTTATGGAGCGCTTCCCGAACCTGAGAAAGGTGTCGATCACCCTGCGCGAGAGCATCTCCGCCTCGAACAACGGCTGGAGCGCCGTGCTGTATGACGGCACCACGCTCTGCGTCGGTCCGCACTATGAGATCGTGCCAATTGTGGACCGCGTGGGCGGGGGCGACAGCTTCGCGGCAGGCCTGATCTACTCCTTGCTGTCCGGCAAGAGCGATCAGGAGGCCCTCAATTTCGCCGTAACCGCCAGCGCCCTCAAGCACACCATCACCGGGGACTTCAACCTGGTGACGGTGGCCGAAGTGGAGGGCGTGCTCAAATCCGGTGGCGGCGGCCGGGTGCAGAGGTAG